One part of the Campylobacteraceae bacterium genome encodes these proteins:
- a CDS encoding glycosyltransferase family 2 protein encodes MFPEITHEFFLIFYIRYNSKVLCSFRLLSIYNKGLSIKISIIIPVYKEKKINLFLQALLENNSLKNDEIIVVDGHKDSTIKEIHLENIIKITSEKGRAKQMNKAAHLASGSILLFLHADTILPKNALNLIRESLNNDIVAGAFDLSFDSSKKALKLISKIASIRSRLTSLPYGDQAIFIKKDIFENIGFYEEIPLMEDVNLMQKLKKKRYKIKILKEKVRTSPRKWENKGLFYTTLRNWLLISLYFIGVKPKNLVKYYT; translated from the coding sequence ATTTTCCCAGAAATTACTCATGAATTCTTCCTTATATTTTACATTAGATATAATAGTAAAGTACTATGTAGTTTTCGTTTATTAAGTATATACAATAAAGGATTAAGCATCAAAATTTCAATTATTATTCCCGTTTATAAAGAAAAGAAAATTAATTTGTTTTTACAGGCTTTATTGGAAAATAATTCTTTAAAAAATGATGAAATTATTGTAGTTGATGGGCATAAAGACTCTACAATAAAAGAGATACACCTTGAAAATATCATAAAAATCACGTCGGAAAAAGGACGAGCCAAACAAATGAACAAAGCAGCTCACCTTGCTAGTGGTTCGATTTTACTTTTTTTGCATGCAGATACCATTTTACCTAAAAATGCACTTAACTTAATTAGGGAGAGTTTAAACAATGATATTGTTGCAGGTGCTTTTGATTTGTCTTTTGACTCTTCAAAAAAAGCCTTAAAATTAATTTCTAAAATAGCTTCTATTCGTTCTCGTTTAACGTCTTTGCCTTATGGAGATCAAGCCATTTTTATTAAAAAAGATATTTTTGAAAATATAGGATTTTATGAAGAAATTCCTTTAATGGAAGATGTTAATTTGATGCAAAAACTAAAGAAAAAAAGATACAAAATTAAGATTTTAAAAGAAAAAGTTCGTACATCTCCAAGAAAATGGGAAAACAAAGGTTTATTTTATACGACACTTAGAAATTGGCTTTTAATTAGCCTATATTTTATAGGAGTAAAACCAAAAAACCTTGTGAAATATTATACTTAA
- the mtnK gene encoding S-methyl-5-thioribose kinase has protein sequence MKYKILNKKNIEEYLMSIKNIKEYFAGDDLFIDEIGNGNLNYVFIIKSLKDNNKALILKQAVPYLRCLGEDFLLGRERMTYEIRALKQFRNNTPLHIPFLYDCNENMSTVIMQYLEDHIDLREGLIQKNTYPNFSEHISSYLANNLFKTSSLYLSSKEKRNLLGQFNGNAELCKLSEDFIFTFAFMEHETNDRLSKNSDDFKALIEDTVFKKEVLALKYKFMTQNDALLHGDFHTGSIMINEKETFVIDPEFSFIGPFGFDIGALFANLCTSYVSHVIQKASPSYLEYLLQNLSELLEKFEEKFLNLWIKQEESALLRKGFIRNEEMLSYKKEFVLGILRDSIGFAGCKIARRIFGASGVLEIRNIKDEVLKKEVMHICLNIAKRFVKENKKLSSIQDVFAIIKEEIKPS, from the coding sequence TTGAAATATAAGATATTGAATAAAAAGAATATAGAAGAATATTTAATGAGTATAAAGAATATAAAAGAATACTTTGCTGGTGATGATCTTTTTATTGATGAAATTGGTAATGGAAATTTAAATTACGTTTTTATTATAAAAAGCCTTAAAGATAATAATAAAGCACTTATTTTAAAACAAGCGGTTCCTTATTTACGATGTTTGGGAGAAGATTTTCTTTTAGGGCGAGAAAGAATGACTTATGAAATAAGAGCATTAAAACAATTTAGAAATAATACTCCTTTACATATTCCTTTTTTATACGATTGTAATGAAAATATGTCTACTGTTATTATGCAGTATTTAGAGGATCATATTGATTTAAGAGAAGGGTTGATTCAAAAAAACACCTATCCAAATTTTTCAGAGCATATTTCAAGTTATTTGGCAAATAATTTATTTAAAACATCTTCTTTATATTTAAGTTCAAAGGAAAAAAGAAACTTACTTGGACAATTTAATGGAAATGCAGAACTGTGTAAATTAAGTGAAGATTTTATTTTTACTTTTGCTTTTATGGAACATGAAACAAATGATAGGTTGTCTAAAAATAGCGATGATTTTAAGGCGTTAATAGAAGATACTGTTTTTAAAAAAGAAGTTCTTGCTTTAAAATATAAATTTATGACTCAAAATGATGCTTTGCTTCATGGAGATTTTCATACTGGTTCTATTATGATTAATGAGAAAGAAACCTTTGTAATTGATCCTGAATTCTCTTTTATAGGGCCCTTTGGTTTTGATATTGGTGCTTTATTTGCAAATCTTTGTACTTCTTATGTATCGCATGTAATACAAAAAGCTTCTCCTTCTTATTTGGAGTATTTATTACAAAACCTTAGTGAGTTGTTAGAAAAATTTGAAGAAAAATTTCTAAACTTATGGATAAAACAAGAAGAATCTGCATTACTTAGAAAAGGTTTTATTAGAAATGAAGAGATGCTTTCTTACAAAAAAGAGTTTGTATTAGGAATCCTTCGTGATTCTATTGGTTTTGCAGGATGTAAAATAGCAAGAAGAATATTTGGAGCTTCTGGTGTGCTTGAAATCAGAAATATAAAAGATGAAGTGCTTAAAAAAGAAGTTATGCACATATGTTTAAATATCGCAAAACGTTTTGTAAAAGAAAATAAAAAACTAAGTTCAATACAAGATGTGTTTGCGATAATAAAAGAAGAAATAAAACCTTCTTAA